A genomic segment from Takifugu rubripes chromosome 20, fTakRub1.2, whole genome shotgun sequence encodes:
- the ccn1 gene encoding CCN family member 1: MLMITIAVLFLGSLNVVLSSSCPAMCECPLEMPKCAPGVSVVLDGCGCCKVCARQLNEDCSLTEPCDHTKGLECNFGASFAGASTRGICRAKSEGRPCEYNSRIYQNGESFQPNCKHQCTCIDGAVGCVPLCPQELSLPNLGCANPRLVKVAGQCCEEWVCDDGKQTDILERIFGKDMLTDELERDLTNKNELISIVNGGLKSLPAFRPQPEVQLFDNHKCIVQTTPWSQCSKSCGTGISTRVTNHNSECKLVKETRICEVRPCTQSPYSSLKKGKKCSRTKKSSQPVKFTYAGCSSLKKYRPKYCGACVDGRCCSPHVTRTIRVKFRCEDGETFNKNIMMIESCKCTYNCPHVNEASYPFYRLSNDIHKFRD; encoded by the exons ATGCTGATGATTACTATTGCCGTTCTCTTCCTCGGAAGCCTCAACGTG gtcctctcctcctcctgcccagcCATGTGTGAATGCCCGCTGGAGATGCCCAAGTGCGCACCCGGCGTCAGCGTCGTCCTGGacggctgcggctgctgcaaAGTTTGCGCCAGGCAGCTGAATGAGGACTGCAGCCTGACAGAGCCTTGTGACCACACTAAAGGGCTGGAGTGCAACTTCGGGGCCAGTTTTGCTGGTGCTTCTACTCGTGGCATCTGCCGAG ccaagTCGGAGGGCAGACCCTGCGAGTACAACAGCAGGATCTACCAGAACGGGGAGAGCTTCCAGCCCAACTGTAAACACCAGTGCACATGCATCGACGGTGCGGTGGGATGTGTCCCGCTGTGCCCGCAGGAACTCTCCCTGCCCAACCTGGGCTGTGCAAACCCACGATTGGTTAAAGTGGCGGGCCAGTGCTGCGAGGAGTGGGTGTGCGACGATGGCAAGCAGACAGACATCCTGGAAAGAATCTTTGGCAAAGACATGCTGACTGATGAGCTAGAGAGAGATCTCACCAACAAGAATGAGCTCATTTCCATTGTTAATGGGGGGCTCAAGTCTCTACCTG CATTCAGACCACAGCCTGAAGTTCAGCTGTTTGACAACCACAAATGCATCGTCCAAACCACGCCCTGGTCTCAGTGCTCCAAGAGCTGTGGGACTGGCATCTCCACCAGAGTCACCAACCACAACAGCGAGTGCAAGCTGGTCAAGGAGACACGGATCTGTGAAGTGCGCCCATGCACCCAGTCGCCCTACTCCAGTCTGAAG AAAGGAAAGAAGTGCAGCAGAACCAAGAAGTCCAGCCAGCCAGTGAAGTTCACCTACGCCGGCTGCTCCAGCTTGAAGAAGTACAGGCCCAAGTACTGCGGCGCCTGCGTGGACGGCCGCTGCTGCAGCCCTCACGTCACCAGAACCATCCGCGTCAAGTTCCGCTGCGAGGACGGTGAGACCTTCAACAAGAACATCATGATGATCGAGTCCTGCAAGTGCACCTACAACTGCCCGCATGTCAACGAAGCCTCCTACCCCTTCTACCGCCTCTCCAACGACATCCACAAGTTCAGAGACTAA